A window of the Molothrus ater isolate BHLD 08-10-18 breed brown headed cowbird chromosome 16, BPBGC_Mater_1.1, whole genome shotgun sequence genome harbors these coding sequences:
- the MED9 gene encoding mediator of RNA polymerase II transcription subunit 9 encodes MASGPAGRAAEEPPPPEPPAEQKPPPLPPAQEEFSFLPLVHDIIKCMDKDSQDVHQVLNELKNKFQEMRKLISSMPGIGVSPEQQQQQLQNLREQVRTKNELLQKYKSLCMFEIPKE; translated from the exons ATGGCGTCCGGGCCCGCGGGCCGCGCCGCtgaggagccgccgccgccggagccGCCCGCCGAGCAGaagccgccgccgctgccgcccgcGCAGGAGGAGTTCTCCTTCCTGCCGCTCGTCCACGACATCATCAAATG CATGGACAAGGACAGCCAGGATGTTCACCAGGTACTGAATGAGCTCAAGAACAAGTTCCAGGAGATGAGGAAGCTGATCAGCTCCATGCCTGGCATCGGggtgagcccagagcagcagcagcagcagctgcagaaccTGCGGGAGCAGGTCCGGACCAAGAACGAGCTGCTGCAGAAGTACAAGAGCCTTTGC
- the NT5M gene encoding 5'(3')-deoxyribonucleotidase, mitochondrial, with amino-acid sequence MILLSCFLHLRPRRGCGALAGLGRRLGPSAGSRRALRVLVDMDGVLADFEGGFLKKFRARYPDKPYIALEDRRGFWVSEQYGRLGPELSEKAISIWESKNFFIELDPLPGAVEAVKQMANLADTDVFICTSPIKKYRYCPYEKYAWVEKHFGPEFLEQIVLTRDKTVVSADLLIDDRPDITGAEQNPSWEHVLFTACHNKHLQLKPPSRRLHSWADDWKAILDSKRLPPGQAT; translated from the exons ATGATTTTGCTGAGCTGTTTCCTGCACCTGCGgccccggcggggctgcggcgccttggccgggctgggccggAGGCTGGGCCCCTCAGCTGGATCCCGCCGGGCCCTGCGGGTGCTGGTGGACATGGACGGGGTGCTGGCCGACTTCGAGGGAGGCTTCCTGAAGAAATTCAGGGCCAGGTACCCCGACAAGCCCTACATTGCCCTGGAGGACCGGAGGGGCTTCTGGGTGTCGGAGCAGTACGGGCGCCTGGGACCCGAGCTGAGT GAAAAAGCCATCAGCATCTGGGAATCCAAGAACTTCTTCATCGAGCTAGACCcactccctggggctgtggaagCTGTGAAGCAAATGGCAAATTTGGCAGA CACTGATGTGTTCATCTGCACGAGCCCAATCAAGAAGTACCGGTACTGCCCTTATGAGAAG TATGCCTGGGTGGAGAAGCACTTTGGCCCAGAATTTCTTGAGCAGATTGTTTTGACACGAGATAAGACGGTGGTTTCTGCTGATCTGCTTATAGATGACAGACCTGATATAACAG gggcagagcagaacCCCAGCTGGGAGCACGTGCTCTTCACTGCCTGCCACAACAAGCACCTGCAGCTGAAGCCCCCCAGCCGCCGGCTGCACTCCTGGGCTGATGACTGGAAGGCCATTCTGGACAGCAAACGCCTCCCACCCGGCCAGGCCACCTAA